The DNA sequence ATGCACTTTCATGCGGTGGCCTAGATGCTTTGCATTAACACCCGCCGCGCGACTTGGCCATCTCTGCAGTACAaagccatccatcaacaacaagtGGACCCAATAGACAGCCCGCCTTACTAGGAGGATGTGGCACACGGGACATGACATTACACGGCCAGCAACCGCCCATAGCGcacaaagcaaagcaaagcaaagcacaagcacaaggcTCAATCAACACCATGGGGATGAAGCTTTGGTGGGTGCACAGAACTTACTGTACCCCTGTTGATAGCTCAACGACCAATCGAATGGCACACCTTCTGCATGGATTCTTGTCTACCTCTGCTGCCTGGCCCAGAGAAAGTCTTGGTGGAGTTGCGATTGCTTGAGCTGTGGCTCTGGTCAGTCGATCCAGGTACCTGAAGATGCTCAAATACAGTACCTACCTGACTGGcacatcatcgccaacaacAATAAGCGACAATCACCTCAAGCGGATCAAGCGCACAGACGATGGACGGGCACGGACGATGCATCGCCATACCGCCAACTCCCACGCCCCCGTCTCCCCACACTCTTGGTCACTCATCTGGTTGACCTACAGCACCTTACACGGCCGGTGTAATTGCCTCTGCATCACATCCGTTGCTGAGCGCCGCATGTAAGTCAATCCGGGACGTCCCTCAGCCATTTTGCTTTTGCGAGAACACAGAAGGCAGGGCAGGCAGCCCACCAGAACGCCCTAGGCGACCAACagccagcaacaccaagcagaGCAACCACCCATGGACGCCTTGTCTCGTCTGCCTGACCTACCGGGTTCATCTCCGGCTCCTGCAAGTCAACACAGGAAAACTCTCCGACAAGGCCGTTGTCGGCGTCTAGCCTCTGGTTCGTCGATTTGGACTGCTTGCCGAGGTGCCGTTCGTTCCATGGAGCTTGGGGCGTGTTAGTGAGGCTGACTGAGGCAGTGACAGCAAACAGACGCAAGTTATCGGCTTTGGGATGGTTCGCTTTCTACCCAAGTCAATGGTTCGCCCGCTGCCTCGACGATTAGAGGCTCCACTGCAATTGTTTCCCGCAGGCTTCGCCCTCTTCGTTCCGTGACCATTCGCTTGCTGACCTCTGCCCGACGAGCTTGCCAAGAACCCTCGCGGGGAAGCTCTGGGTCCATGCCGCGAGGTTGACAGGCGACCTTCGCTAATCAGGATCCCCCCTTTCTCGTGTTCAAGGATCTTGCTCCCGCGACGGTCTGTCTGGACAAGGACCCCGGGCAGATAAGGAAGCATTCTGGAAACCTTCTTGTTCCGTTTCTGTCTTCGTTCCGTTTCACTCCCCGGCCATATTCCGCGGTCAAGACCGAAGGGGCTAGGGGAGATATCGTCCTGCGGTTGTTCGCTGTTCCGAGCTctgttgatggatgatgcaTCACCAGGTAGTGGCAGTACTGCGCCGCAGTCCCAAGTCACTCCGCGGAAAGGGATCCGCCTGTCCGAGAAGAACGGCGACAATGACAAGGTGAGATGAATTCTAACGAGAGCATTGCCTCATTATCCCTCGGCCGGCCGACGATTCGATTGGCTTGTTGAGTAATGAATGGGTGACGATGCCACAAAAGAAGGCAACCAGAGGCGCCAATGCATGGGAGCCTCTCTTGTCCCGCCAGCCCTGGTTTCAACCAGACAGCTTGCACTTTTCCATGGCCCAAAGCAGAGTGTTAGGTTCGAGTTCACAACCGCCATGGATCAAGTCTTACTTTTGTCAGTCAGGGTTGAACAGAAAGGGTCAAGGGAGGAATCGAGACCACAAACGCAACTGCAGTTGCCTCAGTTGAGACACCAAGGATTTGTTCAGCTCGATTTCATTtcatttcttttcttttcggAAGGGGCTGCGCATTTTTGCCATCAGATGACTCTGCATTGCCGCCTCGCTGATGGTATCGTATCGACATGGTCGCAGCGATGTTTTGTTGATGACCGAATCCCTGGCTGATGACTGGCGACAGCCAGCAcatggaagaagaaaaagaaacccAATTGCATAAGTTCAATTCCATCTTTCAACCTCGTCTCATCCCTAGATATATCATGCAAACATATGCTCCTAATTCCCCATTCTGTCCTTTGGGCAGCAATGCATCTCACCCCGTTCATGCACTTTCACGCTTCGGTCCATGAGCGCTTCACCTTGATCGAGACCGAGGACGTGCCACGTCGACACACAGACACAACGAGATGGGCGTTGGGCTGAGATCTCACTGAGGCGGAACACATGTGGACAAGATGGCTTTGCACATGTTGGCGCACCGGCGAAACGGGCCTCGGGCCTCGCAACCGAATCTGGGGCTGTCCTATGGTCCATGTCAACCACACCATTGAGCCGTCTGACAAACTGCTCTCTGCGAAACAGTTCTCAACGAGGCGAGAGCCTGCTGCAAGAGCCTAGCTGGCAAGCAAGCCACGCATGCACCACACCATACGCTTCAACTTGAGGCATACATACGCATGACCAGCGGGACAACCCACACGTGTGAAGACTCGTTTCTCAGGGCTGCGTCGCCCGACACTCGAAAGGTTCCATATTCATATCTCAAACACTGAGGTTGCTAACGCCCCATGTAGCCATTTCGCACATTTACCTGTCCCAGAAAAAGCACAACAAGCGGCTGTAAAGCGAGGACaagggaagaggaaaaaagatGAGGCTACCCCATGATACCGTCCCTTTTCCCACCCTTGTGCTCCCCATGAAACCCGCCGAGGGAGGCTCAAAAACCCATTGTACAGTCAGCCATATCCCGTTCCGTTCCATATCCATCTCTCTCGCGCAACCAGAATTACCTGCGGGGCAAGCCCTGTCCCGCTTGGTCAAGGAAAGTAAGGCATTagacctcgtcctcgagaaACTTGTAGGCAAACTTGAAGTCCGCTTTTCGTCGGTTCATCCTATCATGTTGTCAGCACGCCTCACAACAAGGGGCCACTGGGGTTTCGCATACCAAGTGCTCTCGTAGTCAAAGAATCGATACGTGCCCTGCTCAAAGTCCTCGGTGATGTTCTTGGGCTCCTCGTGTCGCTGAAACCATGTTTGATACTGCTTGTGGAACCGCCAGCTCTggtccttgagggccttggctgccagGTACTGTTGAGGAGAGCCTTGCTTGTAGTAGAAGACGTAGAACAGAGTGTCAGGGTCAATCTTGGAGTACAACCGCGGGTCCTCGAAGATAGCAAGGGGCTCACGGGGGAAGCCAGACACTGTAGGAGGCACCGGGACGTCGGGCCGGTATGACCGTGGCACATCGGCGTCCTGGACATCTGGGCAGGTTCCTTGACTAGAGGTCATGATGCGCAGCGTTGAGGGTGCCGAAGGGGGTGCCGGACGCTTCCTGGAAGTCTCATACGTGTCGACGAGGTCCTGCAGCGATGAGGGCAGGTGGTAGATgcactcctcctcggcctcctcgattCGCTTGACACCATTGGAAGCACCGTTTGTTTGGGGAGCTAGACGATGGTCAGCTGAGGGCTTGTACGGGAGATTCGTGTACGTACGCTTTGGCGACTCGGTGGCTTCGGGGACGGCGGGCTGCTtgccagcagccttggatCGCTTGGACGGCTTCACGGGGACAGGGACAGGTACGGGCTCGGGCTCCGCGGCGGTGATGGCAGGTGTGGACTGTTTGGACTCGGCTTGTTGAGACGCGGGCTGGATCAGAGATGTTGCGGGAGAGTTTGTCGCGCTTGTTCGGGACTGCGGCAGCGGTGATATACTCGACGACGCGGCGCCGGGAGGCGGAGGTAACGGGGCAATACCCACGTTGTTCTTATCGCTCGCGGCGGCCGCCGCAGCTGCTGATGCGTACTTGAGGCCCTCCCCGGCCGGCCGTGTAGGTACTGATGCTGGTTTCATCGGTGGGCCGCCTGCGCTGCCGTTGCTGATTGTTGTTAGAGGAGCATGGAGGGTAGCGAGAGCAGGTAACGGCGACTTTGTCTGGGAGGATGCCCTCCGCGTTGAGTCGGCCTCCTTCTGCGCCTTCCTCGACAACAACTTGGGGGGCTCGATGTCAGCTGCCAGATCCTCCTGCACGGATTGGGTGTCGAGGGACGAGTTCTTCTCGTTGTCCAGGCCCATGCCGTAGGTgccttcctcgtcctcgaggtccAGCTCCTCGTacatctcctcgtcctcgataAAATCCTCGTTCATGCCGTCCGACACGTAATACCGGATGCTCTCCTCAAGGTCGTTGACCTGTTCGGGTTCGACGCCGCCGTTCTCGAGGGACCTGCGGATCAGCTCGAGCTTCCCTTGATGCCACTTGTGTCGTTCGATGACACGCTCGACCTCGGCGATgcgctcggccttggcgctgttgttcttgcccttcttcatGGTGGCCTGTATCgactcgccctcggcctcgagagTCTCGATCTGCTGCTCTAGGTCGTCGACCATGCTACTTAGGAATTCGCTCgcctcaaccttggcctgctcTTTGGGGTCGAGCTTGGCGGCGGCTGATAGGCCCTCCTTGGAGTATGCCTTGGTCTTCATGGCCTTTTCCACTGCCTTGAACTTTTCCATTTGCTAACCCGACCGGTCAATAAGgtgttcttgttcttctcggcctctgtCAGTAGCAGGCAAGGGGACCAACCGTCTCGATCAGCTTCCGGTGCTCCAGCAGCGgagccttgtccttgatgtcgTTGCTAGCGGCCCATGTTTTGATCTGGTCCCTCAGCcgctggagcttcttgatctcgcgCTTGAGGTTGTCCTCTAGTTTGTCCTTTTGGGCGGGGTTATTCGACTGCTCAATCTTCTCGTAGATGGCACTGAATTCGGTGACTCCCTCAGCCACCTTCTTGAAGCACTTGTCGACTTCTTGTTGCAACTTTCTCGCCGCCATTGTGATGGGAGCGATGGAGCCTCGCGGGGGCGCACACGGGGTTCAATCGATGGggtcgtcgtcggtgtcggGGGGGAGGGTTTGGTGATGGTTCGTTCTTTGTTCGCCTCGTCTCGTCCGGCTGTGGGGGATCTTGAGGGCGGGTGGCTCAAGGGCGGAATGGCGCGTCGCGTGGCCGATCCAAGGGTGGAGTGGATGGTGCGCGGCGCAGGAATGCGGTGATGGACCTCGTGAGGCCAATTCGGGGGTCGTGGGGGATGAAATGCGTCGAGAGAAGCGGTTCTGCTCGACTTTGCTACGTTGATTGAGGTGGGAAATAGAGTAATGAGGCCAAACAGCCGCAGGCGCGCGATTGGCTGACGTACCGCGGGTCACCTGGGGCGGGGCGCGGTTAGATGCCGAAACCTGTTTGGGTGGCGATTCAGGCTCTCGGGATGCGTTTGCGGCAGTGCGAGAGACGCGACGCTTCCGTGATGCAGTGTTAACTTGTGATACAGGGTTAAGTTGTGGAATTATTGGGTTTCAGGGCGTGCGTTGCGGTGCAGTTAAGGGATTCGCTATCGCGGGATACCTGAGGTACTGCTGGATGACGTGGGGTACACGAGGCTGCCGCTTGGCGTCGCTAGCACTAGGCGCATCTCACATGACACGGATTCACAGAAGCTATTGGAAGACGAGAGACGGCATGCAATGTATCTATCCTCTGTAGACTATCTTGTATCGGGCAGGAGTTGACAAAACATTTCGTGTTTGATAAGAGATAATTCAATTTCAGGTATTTCAATATCACAACCGTTTTTGCCCTTGCAGTCGCCGGTGACTCATTTCCGGTTTCATCAGCGTTGTCCACTTGTCGATGCCAAGACTACTACTGCTACTGGCTACTGTTATAGAGCTCGGAAGGGTTCCCGATCTTGGTTAAAAATTGCCCGAGTCGACAACTCAGCTCAAACATCTCGAAACGGTCAAGAATTCAGTTACATAACCAAATATGAAGGGTACGTGCAGACAAGACCCCCTCCCCCGTCTCGACTGCGGCGCGGCAGTCGACAGAGGTGAAACGGCTGAGGGGCTCACACATGACACTCGAGCAGTCATCCTGCAGCGTGTGCTGTCGGCGTCCGTGACGGTGGACAAGGAGATGATCTCGTCCATCGGCAAGGGAGTCCTCGCCTTTGCCGCCGTGGCCCCCGGGGAcacggagaaggaggccgaccTGATGGCGGCCAAGGTCCTCCGGATGAAGCTCtgggacgacgacgagggagGCAAGGTACTTACTTGAGTGTAGGAGGGGAACATGAACATGATCTGACAGCGGAGAGCAGTGGAAGCGCAGCGTAGCTGACATTGAGGGCGAGGTCCTGTGTGGTAGGTTCAGCCCAAccctcccatcccatccctccTAGCAAGCCACGGTCGAAAGAGACGAGCTGATGCTGGGATGCAGTGTCGCAGTTTACTTTGCTGGCCAGCACCAAGAAGGGCGCCAAGCCCGATTTTCACGGCGCGGCCAACCCGGAGGAGGCGCGGCGGCTCTACCACTACTTTGTGCAAAAGGTGCGAGTCGGGTACCAGGAGGAGAGGGTCAAGGACGGGCAGTtccaggccatgatggaaGTGGCTCTCGTCAACGACGGACCGGTGAGCctattttcttttcttttttttactcgAGAGGCTTTGTTTCGGCTGACGACGAGCAGGTTACTCTAGAGCTGAAGAACGGCGCCAAGACCGATTAAGAGACAACGAGACCGAGTCgatttcttttttcttccttgtcTAGAGGATTCTATAGAGAGATGGCGGGAAAGTTGTTCATTAGGCTATAGAAGTATAGAGGAGGCTTGCTGGGGAGGAAAAGTGTATGTGTGTTTCGGCCGCAAATCTTTAATTAGAGGAATTTTGTTTTAGATGGGCTAGCACCAACAATCACAGACAAGCTTGCGTTacacaagaaaaaaaaaagaaggtGAAACTTCACATCCAGCCTGCTTGCTGCAACTTGACGCAATCATTCATTACCCGGAGGGACCGGCCTTTGGAAAAGGTATGGGACGGCTCAGATTCTCTCTGCTGTTTATCAAAACGGCAAGACAAAAGACagacatcaccaacaacaacatggGCTAAAGACAAACGATTGGCCGATATGTAATCAGGATCTGCATCTCGCGTCGCACGCAAGCAGagccttttgcttctttttccttcctcTTTTCCCTTGCGTCCCCCCATCCCCTTCGGAGAGCCGGCCTTGTTGCCGCCTCAGAAAAGGTTGGCTCGCAAACGGCTCAGGGTAGCATTCTTGTCTCAGACCTGAAcagaaaaaaagagggcaCACAGGTTCACCACTGGACGACTCTCATCAGACCCAGGACCAGGGGTCTCTAGACTGACAGCCCGGGGCCCAGGGGCCAGCGAATCAGGGGTCTCGGAGATGTGTGCTggtttgcttgcttgcatctTCCCTCCCGCGGAGCGGACTGGACCCTGTTGGGCAGATTTTAAACAGCCCGCTCCGACCTAACGCTGGAGGAAGCAAGTAAGCCCTGTTGCGTGGGTGGTATTGCGTGCCGTTGCAGGCGCATCGGCCGCCCTATCCCCTGTCCGGTTGCTGACGGGGGTCCATGGTTAGGGA is a window from the Fusarium keratoplasticum isolate Fu6.1 chromosome 5, whole genome shotgun sequence genome containing:
- a CDS encoding D-aminoacyl-tRNA deacylase, with product MKVILQRVLSASVTVDKEMISSIGKGVLAFAAVAPGDTEKEADLMAAKVLRMKLWDDDEGGKWKRSVADIEGEVLCVSQFTLLASTKKGAKPDFHGAANPEEARRLYHYFVQKVRVGYQEERVKDGQFQAMMEVALVNDGPVTLELKNGAKTD